One window of the Nicotiana tabacum cultivar K326 chromosome 4, ASM71507v2, whole genome shotgun sequence genome contains the following:
- the LOC107799349 gene encoding glutamate dehydrogenase B gives MNALAATNRNFKLASRLLGLDSKLEQCLLIPFREIKVECTIPKDDGSLATFIGFRVQHDNARGPMKGGIRYHPEVDPDEVNALAQLMTWKTAVANIPYGGAKGGIGCSPSDLSISELERLTRVFTQKIHDLIGIHTDVPAPDMGTNPQTMAWILDEYSKFHGYSPAVVTGKPIDLGGSLGRDAATGRGVLFAAEALLRDHGKSIAGQRFVVQGFGNVGSWAAQLITEQGGKIVAVSDITGAIKNKNGIDIASLLKHVKENRGVKGFHGADSIDPNSILVEDCDVLIPAALGGVINRDNAKDIKAKFIVEAANHPTDPEADEILAKKGVVILPDIYANSGGVTVSYFEWVQNIQGFMWDEERVNTELKAYMNRGFKDVKDMCKTHNCDLRMGAFTLGVNRVARATTLRGWEA, from the exons ATGAACGCTTTAGCAGCAACCAATAGAAACTTTAAGCTAGCATCTCGTTTGCTAGGCTTGGATTCCAAGCTTGAACAGTGTCTTCTCATTCCATTTAGGGAGATTAAG GTTGAGTGTACAATACCAAAGGACGATGGCTCATTGGCAACTTTTATTGGATTCAGGGTACAACACGACAATGCTCGAGGCCCCATGAAAGGAGGAATCAGATACCATCCTGAG GTAGATCCGGATGAGGTGAATGCCTTAGCACAGCTAATGACATGGAAGACAGCAGTTGCCAATATACCATATGGAGGGGCTAAAGGAGGAATAGGGTGTAGTCCCAGTGACTTAAGCATCTCTGAGCTAGAGCGACTTACTCGAGTATTTActcaaaagatacatgaccttATTGGAATTCATACAGATGTTCCAGCACCTGACATGGGAACAAATCCACAG ACAATGGCGTGGATTCTAGATGAGTACTCAAAGTTTCATGGCTATTCACCTGCAGTGGTAACTGGAAAACCTATT GATCTTGGTGGATCTCTAGGCAGAGATGCAGCTACTGGTAGGGGTGTTCTTTTTGCTGCTGAAGCACTGCTTAGAGACCATGGAAAGAGCATTGCTGGGCAGCGTTTTGTTGTTCAG GGATTTGGAAATGTTGGTTCTTGGGCTGCACAACTCATTACTGAGCAAGGTGGGAAGATTGTTGCAGTAAGTGACATAACAGGTGccataaagaacaaaaatggaatCGACATAGCAAGTCTACTCAAACATGTGAAAGAAAATCGCGGAGTTAAAGGTTTCCATGGCGCGGATTCAATAGATCCTAATTCTATACTGGTAGAAGACTGCGATGTTCTTATACCAGCTGCCCTTGGCGGAGTAATTAACAG GGATAATGCAAAAGATATTAAAGCCAAATTCATTGTTGAGGCTGCTAACCATCCAACTGATCCAGAAGCTGACGAG ATTTTGGCAAAGAAAGGAGTTGTCATTCTGCCAGACATATATGCAAACTCAGGAGGTGTTACTGTCAGCTATTTTGAATGGGTTCAG AACATCCAAGGTTTTATGTGGGATGAGGAGAGAGTGAACACTGAGCTAAAGGCATACATGAACAGAGGTTTTAAAGATGTCAAGGATATGTGCAAGACTCACAACTGCGATCTACGAATGGGTGCCTTCACCCTAGGCGTCAACCGTGTTGCCAGAGCAACAacactaaggggatgggaagccTAA